The Microbacterium phyllosphaerae region TGTCGGTTGACGATGAAGAGCGAGTAGTCGATGCCCACAGCGAGGCCCAGCATGACGCCGAGCACCGGAGTGACGGATGCCATGTCGACGACGCCGGAGAAGGCGAGGGATGCGGTCACGCCGACGCCCACGCCGACGATCGCCGTCACGATCGGCAGAGCCGCGCCGATGAGTGTGCCGAGCATCACGATCAGCACGACGGCCGCGAACGCGAGGCCGATCGCCTCTCCGACGCCGAAGATCTCGGGCACGCCCTGGGCGATGTCGGTGCCGAAGTTCACCTCGACGCCGTCGATCGGCGAGGACTCGAAGTGGTCGATCGTTCCCTGCTTGACCTCTTCGGAGAGCTCGAGGCGGGGGTCTTCGAACGAGACGTTGACGATCGCCGTGGAGCCGTCGTCGGACACGACGCCGATGCCGTTCGTGAGGTCGAGCAGCGTCGAGCCGAGTTCGACCTTCTCGGCGTTCTCCTCGAGTTCTGTGCGCGACTCGTCGATCTTCTTCTGCTGTGCGTCGAGGCCGGCGAGCTGGGCGTTGAGGTCGGCGATCTGAGCATCGAGCGCGGCGAGCTGCTCAGCCGGAGCGCCGCCCGCTTCGGACTGCGACCGGGCGGTCGTCAGCTGGTCGAGACCGGCGTCGAGCTGAGTGCGACCATCGTCGAGCTGCGCCTGACCGGCGTCGAGCTGTGCGCGGCCGCCCTCGATCTCGTCCTTCCCGTCGGCGAGATCCTGCGCCTGCGTGGCCTGCTGCTCCTGCGCATCGAACGGGTCGATGACCGAGGCGACGCCGTCGAGGTCTTCGGCGCTCGCCGCGAGCTTCGAGATCTCCTGCTTCTGCTGCTCGGTGAAGGCCGAGCCGTCGTCCGTCTGATAGACCACGGTTCCCGTGCCGCCGGCGGTGTCGGGCAGCTTCTCGGCGAGCTGATCGGTCACAGCGCCGGACGCGGTGCCGGGGATGTCGAAGCTGTTGCTCAGCGTGCCGCCGAGCGTGAGGAACGCGCCGACGCCCAGGCCGAGGATGATGACCCACGAGACGATCACCGTCCACGCCTTGCGCGCAGCGAAGGAACCCAGACGGTAGAGCAGTGATGCCAAGACGATCTCCTTCAGACGAACTGATCATACGGTGCGTCTCGTCTAGAGTTCTGTGGTTATCCTGAACGTGTGGTGAACGAGCATCGAAGCGGGCCCGTGCGCAGCACGGCTGCGCGTGAGGCGATTCTCGACGCGACCTCTCGCCTCTTCCACAATCAGGGGTACGACCGGCTCACGATCGAGGGGATCGCGAAGGAGGCCGGGGTCGGCAAGCAGACCATCTATCGCTGGTGGCCGTCGCGTGGTGCGCTGATCGGAGAGTGCCTCGCCGAGGGGCGCCTCATCCCTGTCGACTTCATCGTCCCGGACACCGGAGACCTCGCCGCCGACGTCGAGACGTGGCTGCGCAGCGTGCTCTCGATCCTCGAAGCGCCCGAGGGCGGAGCGCTGCTGCGATCACTCGTCGCGGCAGCCACCGAGGATGCCGGAGTCGGCGCGCACCTCGGAGACAGCCTCGGCGTCGAGAAGTACCTCACCGAGCGCATCCGCGGGGGTATCCGCGACGGACAGCTCGCCGAAGACGCGCCGGTCGACCAGCTCGGACGAGCCATCCTCGGCGCGATCATCGTCGAGTCGCTGGGGCGCGAGCACCACGACCCCGAGTCGATCGTGCAGCTGACCCGCTTCTTCTTCTCCCGCTAGCGCTCTGACTCACCGCGCCACCGCGGTCTGGCCGCCGGTCTGAGCATCGAGGCCCGATCGGTGCCCGTACGCGAACGACGCGGCATCCGCCCCTCGCCTCGGCCGTGCGGCTTTGGTCGCCATCTCGTCGACCGCAGCATCGACCCGGCTCCGCCGCGAGACGAGCACGAGTTCGGTTCCTGCGATGCTCTCGTCGACGACCACTCGCCGGCTCTCGGCGATGCGGTTCATGACGCCCACCGCGAATCCGCGGAGGAACCCGCTGCGCGCCCGTCGTCTGTCGCCCTCGCGATGCCTGGCGTACAGGTCGCGGTGCGTGAGCCACCAGTCGCGCATCGCGACCATGGCCTGCACCTCGAGGCTCGCGGTCAGTGTCTGCGCCTGGCGGACGTCGGATTCGTGCCCGACCAGATACAGCGCGGCCACGGGCGGGAACTCCCCGACGAGCGGCCGAACGGTCTCCAACGCCATGGCCACGCCGATGCCGATCTCGCGCAGATCCTTCGCATAGACGCCGCGGAACAGCATCCGCTCGGTGACGATCTGCTCCTGCGTCTGCCCGAGTCGCCCGCGTCTCTCGTCGATCTGCGCCTGTTCGATCCCGTACTTCAAGATCAGGCGCTCGGCGTGCTCGGTCAGAGCCTCGGCCTCTTCGGGCGTCGTGCTCTCGGCCTTGGCGAGCAGTTTCGCGATCAGGTCGAGCTTGGCTTCGGTCATGGCATCCCCCTTGGATTCGTGATGCCGTGATCCTCCGCGGGGGTGCCTACATTGCGAGGCCGAATTCCGGGGACTGTGGAGAAGCCCAGATCACGGATGCCGGTGCAGAAGAGGATGCCGTCACAGACGCAGGCTCAGATCACAGATGCATGCCGGAACCCGGGTTCTGGGCATGCCCGTGTGATCTGAGCCTGCAAGTGTGAAGCGGCAGTGTGAAGCGGCAGCGGCAGCCGAAGGACCCCGGAACTCAGCCGAGGATCAGCGTGAGGACGGTCGCGCCGCCGCCACCGAGGATCAGCGCGATGATGACGGTCCAGGCGACGATGCGCATGCGGCGGTTGCGCTTCTCGCCCAGGTCGCCGTAGTCGTCGTCGGGCCGGCTGAGCTCGCTCATGCGCTGACCGGCTCCGCGACCGTCGGGCCGAAGGCTGCGGGCAGGGTGGCCTGCGAGCGCTCGCGGATCTCGGCGATCGGAACGGTGAAGACGTCCTGCACCTCGAGCTTCGCGCCCTCGCTGTCGGTCACGCCGATGCGCATGACCGGGTAGTTCCGGCCTTCGCAGAGGCCGCGGAACTTCACGTCGTCCTCACGGGGGACGGTCACGATGACGCGACCGGTCGATTCCGAGAAGAGGGCGGATGCGGCATCCACGCCGTCGCGCTCGATGATCTCGTTCAGCCAGACGCGCGCGCCGACGCCGAAGCGCGAGACGCCCTCGGCGAGAGCCTGTGCGAGGCCACCCTCCGACACGTCGTGCGCCGACGAGATCAGCCACTCGTCACGGGCCGCGCCGAGCAGACCCGCGAGGCGCTTCTCGCCCGCGAGGTCGACCTTCGGGGGAAGTCCACCGAGGTGCTGGTGCACGGTCTCGGCCCACGCCGAACCCGACAGCTCGGTCGAGGTCGTGCCGAGCAGGTAGATGTTCTGACCCTCGTCCTGCCATCCGGAGGGGATGCGGCGCGAGACGTCGTCGATGATGCCGAGCACGCCGACGAGCGGGGTCGGGTGGATCGGCACGTCGCCGGTCTGGTTGTAGAACGAGACGTTTCCGCCGGTGACCGGGGTGCCGAGCTCGTAGCATCCGTCGGCGAGGCCGTCGACGGTCTGCCCGAACTGCCACATGACCTCGGGGTTCTCGGGAGAGCCGAAGTTCAGGCAGTCGGTGATCGCGGTCGGAACGGCGCCGGTGACGGCGACGTTGCGGTACGCCTCGGCGAGGGCGAGCTGCGCACCCGCGTACGGGTCGAGCTGGCAGTAGCGGCCGTTGGCGTCGGTCGAGATCGCGAAGCCCAGGCCCGACTCCTCGTCGACGCGGATCATGCCGGCGTCGTCGGGGAAGGAGAGGGCGGTGTTGCCGAGCACGTAGTAGTCGTACTGGTTGGTGATCCAGCGGGTGTCGGCGAGGTTCGGTGAGGCGACCAGGTCGAGGAACTGCTCGCGCAGCACCTCGGGGTCGTTCGAACGGGGCAGCTTCTCGGCGGCATCCGCCTGCAGTGCGTCGATCCACGTCGGGTAGGCGACGGGGCGGTCGTAGACCGGGCCGTCGACCGCGACGGTCGACGGGTCGACGTCGACGATGCGCTCGCCCTGCCAGTCGATGATGAGGCGGCCGTCGCCGGTGACCTCACCGAGCACCGACGTCTCGACGTCCCACTTCTTCACGACCGCGAGGAACGCGTCGAGCTTCTCGGGGGCGACGATCGCCATCATGCGCTCCTGCGACTCCGACATGAGGATCTCCTCAGCCGTGAGCGACGGGTCGCGCAGCAGCACGTTGTCGAGCGAGACCTTCATGCCGCTGTTGCCGTTGGCGGCGAGCTCGCTTGTCGCGCACGAGATGCCGGCGGCGCCCAGGTCTTGGATCGCCTCGACGAGCTCGTCGCGGTACAGCTCGAGGCAGCACTCGATGAGCACCTTCTCGGCGAACGGGTCGCCCACCTGCACCGCGGGGCGCTTGGTGGGTCCGCCGTCGGCGAAGGTGTCGGATGCCAGGATGCTGGCGCCGCCGATGCCGTCGCCACCCGTGCGGGCGCCGAACAGTACGACCTTGTTGCCGACGCCTGTCGCGTTGGCGAGCTTGAGGTCTTCGTGGCGGAGCACGCCGACCGCGAGCGCGTTGACGAGCGGGTTGGCCTGGTAGACGGAGTCGAAGACCGTCTCGCCGCCGATGTTCGGCAGGCCCAGGCAGTTGCCGTAGAAGCTGATGCCGCTGGTCACACCGTGCACGACGCGGGCGGTGTCGGGGTGGTCGATCGCGCCGAAGCGCAGGGCGTCCATGACCGCGACCGGGCGTGCGCCCATCGAGATGATGTCGCGGACGATGCCGCCGACGCCGGTCGCCGCACCCTGGAAAGGCTCGATGAACGACGGGTGGTTGTGCGACTCGGCCTTGAAGGTGACGGCCCAGCCCTCGCCGACGTCGATGACGCCCGCGTTCTGGCCCATGCCCACCATCAGGCGTTCCTTCATCTCGTCGGACACCTTCTGGCCGAAACGGCGCAGGTAGTTCTTCGACGACTTGTACGAGCAGTGCTCCGACCACATGACGGAGTACATGGCCAGCTCGCCGGAGGTGGGGCGGCGGCCCAGGATCTCCTTGATGCGGGCGTACTCGTCATCCTTGAGGCCCAGCGCTGCGTACGGCTGCTCCTTCTCGGGAGTCGCGGTGGCGTTCTCGACGGAGTCGGGGACGTGCTTGTGGGCAGGTGCAGGGGCGGTGGTCACGCGCACTCCTAGATGAGGGGCCGGCGGGGCATGGCCAGTCTACCGGGGGATGCCGTGGCTGATCGCCGGTCAGGATGCGGCGCCGAGGCGGGCTGCGAGGGCGCGGGCGGCGTCCGCCAGGGCGGGCGGGCCCTCGACGCGGAACGGGGCGTCGAAGCGGGCGACCGAGGCGAGGATGCCGGTCCACGACCAGGATCCGACCGTGACGCGGCATGAGGTGTCGTCGATCAGCTCGACGCTGCCGTCGCGTCCGATCCAGTGCGCGACCTCGCGGGCGGGCACTTCGAGCACGAGCTCGCCGATGCAGGGCCAGCGGTCGCCGGCATCCGACCCCTTCGCCCGCGCCGCGAGGTAAGTCTGTGCATCGGCGGCAGGCAGCTCGCGGGGCGTGAAGGCGGGGCCGGTCGGGATGCGCGGGGTCATCCGATCGAGCCGGAAGGTGCGCCAGTCGTCGGCCTCGAGATCCCACGCGAGCAGGTACCAGCGTCCTTCGCGGGCGACGACGGCGTGCGGCTCGGTGCGCCGGGGTGGGCGATCGTGGTCGCCGTAGTCGAAGCGCAGCACGCGCCGGTCGCGTACCGCGGCGCTGACGGCCTCGAGCACCGCGGGATCCACCCGGGTCTCGTTCTCGACGCCGGTGAAACGGATGCCGTCGACCCGATGCCGCAGACGCGACGGCATCACCTGGCGCACGGTGGCGAGCGCACGAGCGGCGCCCTCGTCGATGTCGATCCCCGTGGCGGGCACGCTCTGCAGGGCGACGGCGATCGCGACGGCCTGCTCGTCGTCGAACAGAAGAGGAGGAAGCTCGGAGCCCGCTGCCAGCCGGTATCCGCCGTCCGGGCCCTTGATCGCGCTGATCCGGTAGCCCAGTTCGCGCAGGCGGTCGACGTCTCGGCGCACCGTGCGCGGTGTGACGTCGAGGCGGTCGGCGAGCACCTGCCCCGGCCAGTCGCGCTGCGTCTGCAGCAGCGAGAGCAGGGCGAGCATGCGTGAGGAGCTGCCGGTCATGGCATCCATTCTGCGTCAGGTAGAGGACCGAATCTGTCCGCTTCTGCTGTGAATGTGGTTCTCGACGGCGAATCCGCCGCACGACGATCGAGGAGACATCATGAGCATCGCAACCACCACCCACCTCAACTTCCGCGGCACCGCTCGCCAGGCGCTCGAGTTCTACGGAGCCGTCTTCGGCGGCGAGGTGACCCTCGCGACCTACGGCGACTTCGGTATGCCGGCCGGGGTGCCCGGTGCCGACAAGGTCGTGTTCGGGCAGGTCGAGAACGCCGAGGGCTTCCGGCTCATGGCGTACGACATCCCGGGCGCATCCGAGGATCTGCAGGCGACCGCCGGCTCGACGACACGCGAGAATGGCGCGACCCTCAGCGACCGGACGTTCTTCCAGTCGCTGCGTGCCGACTCTCTCGACGAGCTCACCGGATACTGGGATGCTCTCGCACACGGCGCCTCGATCGTCGAGCCGCTCGCGGCATCGGCGTGGTCGCCCGGATTCGGGATGCTGACCGACCGCTTCGGCGTGACCTGGGTGCTCGACGTGCGGGTCGCGCACGCGGGCTGAGCCGCCGGTCGTCCACAACTCCGGATGAACGGCGTCGGATCGTCCGCACACCCCGGTTTCGGGTCGGACTCGTCGGTTTCATCCGGAGTTATGGACGGGATGGAGGGGTGACGGACTACTCGCCGTCGCTCTTGCCGGAGTTTTCGCCGTTGCCGGGATTGCCGTTGCCGGGATTGCCGCTTCCGGAGTTTCCGGAATTGCCGTTGCCGGGGTTGCCCGAGTTTCCGGGCTTGTCGTCCGTCCCGGAGTCATCCGGGTCGGCCGCGACCTCGACAGGTGTCGTGGCGCCGTCATCTGTCGGAGGGGCGATCGGGGTCACCTCCGCGCGCATGACCTGTGCCGAGACGACCCGGCCGAGGTCGGTGGCGGGTGCGGCCATCAGGGAGAAACCGGCGACGAGTGCTCCGGCCGCGACCGCGCCCGCAGCTCCTGCTACGACGCGGCGGCGAGTGTGGGCGTGCGATCGTGGCGACTCCGCCGGCGGCAGCACTGCCGTCTCGGCCGACGTCGCTCGTTGTGCTGAATCGGGGTCCGTGACATCGCCGCGGGCGTCGGGCGTGGCTCCATCGCGCGGCAGGCCGACGGCATCCGGCAGCTGAGTGCCCGGCGCATCGCCGGCATCCGAGATCTCCCCGCCACCCGCGCCCGGGTCCACGACCGACGCTGCTCCCGCCGCCGACGCCGCGACCGCCGCACGGTGCGAGCCCGTCGCATAGCCGCGCAGCAGCTGCCGCGCCTCTCGCGCCACGTCGATCGCGTCGGGCCGTTCTTCGGGTTCGAGCCGGGTCATTCGCTCGAGCAGATCGCGCCACTCGCGCGGAACCGTCTCGGAGATCGTCGGCGGATTCATCAGCCGCGCGATCGCCGCCGC contains the following coding sequences:
- a CDS encoding TetR/AcrR family transcriptional regulator; translation: MNEHRSGPVRSTAAREAILDATSRLFHNQGYDRLTIEGIAKEAGVGKQTIYRWWPSRGALIGECLAEGRLIPVDFIVPDTGDLAADVETWLRSVLSILEAPEGGALLRSLVAAATEDAGVGAHLGDSLGVEKYLTERIRGGIRDGQLAEDAPVDQLGRAILGAIIVESLGREHHDPESIVQLTRFFFSR
- a CDS encoding DUF2786 domain-containing protein; this encodes MTEAKLDLIAKLLAKAESTTPEEAEALTEHAERLILKYGIEQAQIDERRGRLGQTQEQIVTERMLFRGVYAKDLREIGIGVAMALETVRPLVGEFPPVAALYLVGHESDVRQAQTLTASLEVQAMVAMRDWWLTHRDLYARHREGDRRRARSGFLRGFAVGVMNRIAESRRVVVDESIAGTELVLVSRRSRVDAAVDEMATKAARPRRGADAASFAYGHRSGLDAQTGGQTAVAR
- the purL gene encoding phosphoribosylformylglycinamidine synthase subunit PurL, producing the protein MTTAPAPAHKHVPDSVENATATPEKEQPYAALGLKDDEYARIKEILGRRPTSGELAMYSVMWSEHCSYKSSKNYLRRFGQKVSDEMKERLMVGMGQNAGVIDVGEGWAVTFKAESHNHPSFIEPFQGAATGVGGIVRDIISMGARPVAVMDALRFGAIDHPDTARVVHGVTSGISFYGNCLGLPNIGGETVFDSVYQANPLVNALAVGVLRHEDLKLANATGVGNKVVLFGARTGGDGIGGASILASDTFADGGPTKRPAVQVGDPFAEKVLIECCLELYRDELVEAIQDLGAAGISCATSELAANGNSGMKVSLDNVLLRDPSLTAEEILMSESQERMMAIVAPEKLDAFLAVVKKWDVETSVLGEVTGDGRLIIDWQGERIVDVDPSTVAVDGPVYDRPVAYPTWIDALQADAAEKLPRSNDPEVLREQFLDLVASPNLADTRWITNQYDYYVLGNTALSFPDDAGMIRVDEESGLGFAISTDANGRYCQLDPYAGAQLALAEAYRNVAVTGAVPTAITDCLNFGSPENPEVMWQFGQTVDGLADGCYELGTPVTGGNVSFYNQTGDVPIHPTPLVGVLGIIDDVSRRIPSGWQDEGQNIYLLGTTSTELSGSAWAETVHQHLGGLPPKVDLAGEKRLAGLLGAARDEWLISSAHDVSEGGLAQALAEGVSRFGVGARVWLNEIIERDGVDAASALFSESTGRVIVTVPREDDVKFRGLCEGRNYPVMRIGVTDSEGAKLEVQDVFTVPIAEIRERSQATLPAAFGPTVAEPVSA
- a CDS encoding helix-turn-helix transcriptional regulator, which translates into the protein MTGSSSRMLALLSLLQTQRDWPGQVLADRLDVTPRTVRRDVDRLRELGYRISAIKGPDGGYRLAAGSELPPLLFDDEQAVAIAVALQSVPATGIDIDEGAARALATVRQVMPSRLRHRVDGIRFTGVENETRVDPAVLEAVSAAVRDRRVLRFDYGDHDRPPRRTEPHAVVAREGRWYLLAWDLEADDWRTFRLDRMTPRIPTGPAFTPRELPAADAQTYLAARAKGSDAGDRWPCIGELVLEVPAREVAHWIGRDGSVELIDDTSCRVTVGSWSWTGILASVARFDAPFRVEGPPALADAARALAARLGAAS
- a CDS encoding VOC family protein, with the protein product MSIATTTHLNFRGTARQALEFYGAVFGGEVTLATYGDFGMPAGVPGADKVVFGQVENAEGFRLMAYDIPGASEDLQATAGSTTRENGATLSDRTFFQSLRADSLDELTGYWDALAHGASIVEPLAASAWSPGFGMLTDRFGVTWVLDVRVAHAG
- a CDS encoding serine/threonine-protein kinase, giving the protein MTLEVMSPTAALLDGRYLLHDRVGRGGMATVYRADDTHLGRTVAIKMIHESQGPVASIERAHTEKALLASLSHPSLVTLHDAQLAPGRPQYLVMEFVDGPTLAERMAAGPLPPQDVARLTRDLAEGLTAVHGAGIVHRDVKPSNVLLARGRAGRPFAAKLADFGIACTLGDPRLTTPGIVLGTLTYMAPEQLRDAEPGTAVDIFSLGLILIEALSGTPGYASLGSGRAAAIARLMNPPTISETVPREWRDLLERMTRLEPEERPDAIDVAREARQLLRGYATGSHRAAVAASAAGAASVVDPGAGGGEISDAGDAPGTQLPDAVGLPRDGATPDARGDVTDPDSAQRATSAETAVLPPAESPRSHAHTRRRVVAGAAGAVAAGALVAGFSLMAAPATDLGRVVSAQVMRAEVTPIAPPTDDGATTPVEVAADPDDSGTDDKPGNSGNPGNGNSGNSGSGNPGNGNPGNGENSGKSDGE